In Streptomyces sp. SN-593, a single genomic region encodes these proteins:
- a CDS encoding alpha-mannosidase — translation MHDDRKLVEARLERVLRERIRPAIHPQTVPLTVEIWSTSGEPVPVAEGLSAPTRPISAGTPWGTPWGTSWFKVSGTVPEEWAGRTVEAVLDLGFTRRSPGFQCEGLVYRPDGTPVKGLHPRNSAVRVASPATGGEQVRWHIEAASNPDIDGEVPFQPTLLGDRATAGDAPQYVLGSMVLAVFDETVWNLVLDLEVLGELMAELPVEGARRWEILRAVSRALDAVDLQNVNATAQAARDELASVLAAPAVPAAHRISAVGHAHIDSAWLWPLRETVRKVARTASNMTALLDDDPDFVFTMSQAQQFAWIKEHRPEVYARVKQAVADGRFVPAGGMWVESDTNMPGSEAMARQFVHGKRFFIDEFGVENEEVWLPDTFGFAAGLPQIIKAAGSKWLLTQKISWSRTNTFPHHTFTWEGIDGSRVFTHFPPVDSYNCEMSGGQIAHAARNFKEKGVASRSLAPTGYGDGGGGTTREMVAKAARMRSLEGSATVEWEAPAAFFAKAEAEYPDPPVWVGELYLELHRATLTSQAQTKRGNRRSEHLLYEAELWATTAAVRTGAPYPHEELDRLWKTVLLHQFHDILPGSSIAWVHSEARRTYARVTGELEAIIAQAQQALAGARSADGGDSVAGSGEVVFNSAPHGRGGVPSGGAALSTSAAAQASPVSRAGGGYVLDNGLLRVEIDGRGLMVSAYDIAAAREAIAPGQAGNLLQLHPDLPNQWDAWDVDAFYRNVGTDLTDITDLRVDGSAVRIERAFGASRVVQLLSLPADAKRIDIDTEVDWHETERFLKLAFPLDVRADRYASETQFGHVYRPTHQNTSWEWAKFEACNHRFVHLDEPGWGIALVNDSTYGHDVTRSVRAGADTGTTTTVRASLLRAPRFPDPETDQGVHRFRHALVPGAVIGDAVREGFRANLPERRVPGTNAVATLVTVDDDAVVVSAVKLADDRSGDLVVRLYESSGGRTRATLRIDGFLADRAVLTDLLERPLADTDLPDRSHDGVALTLRPFQMVTLRVPRA, via the coding sequence ATGCATGACGACCGCAAACTGGTCGAGGCACGCTTGGAGCGCGTCCTGCGGGAGCGCATCCGCCCGGCGATCCACCCCCAGACGGTGCCGCTGACCGTGGAGATCTGGTCCACGTCCGGTGAGCCCGTTCCGGTGGCGGAGGGGTTGTCGGCGCCGACCCGGCCCATCTCCGCAGGCACCCCCTGGGGTACACCCTGGGGCACCAGTTGGTTCAAGGTCAGCGGAACGGTGCCCGAGGAGTGGGCCGGGCGCACCGTCGAGGCGGTGCTCGACCTCGGCTTCACCCGGCGCAGCCCCGGCTTCCAGTGCGAGGGCCTCGTCTACCGGCCCGACGGCACCCCGGTGAAGGGGCTCCACCCGCGCAACTCCGCCGTCCGCGTGGCCTCGCCGGCCACCGGCGGCGAGCAGGTCCGCTGGCACATCGAAGCCGCCTCGAACCCGGACATCGACGGTGAGGTGCCCTTCCAGCCCACGCTGCTCGGCGACCGCGCGACCGCCGGTGACGCGCCCCAGTACGTCCTCGGGTCCATGGTGCTGGCGGTCTTCGACGAGACCGTGTGGAACCTGGTGCTGGACCTGGAGGTGCTCGGCGAGCTGATGGCGGAGCTGCCCGTCGAGGGGGCGCGCCGCTGGGAGATCCTGCGCGCGGTCAGCCGGGCCCTGGACGCCGTGGACCTGCAGAATGTCAACGCCACCGCCCAGGCCGCGCGGGACGAACTGGCGAGCGTGCTCGCCGCGCCCGCGGTTCCGGCCGCGCACCGGATCAGCGCGGTGGGCCACGCCCACATCGACTCGGCGTGGCTGTGGCCGCTGCGGGAGACGGTGCGGAAGGTCGCCCGCACCGCCTCCAACATGACGGCGCTGCTCGACGACGACCCCGACTTCGTGTTCACGATGTCGCAGGCGCAGCAGTTCGCGTGGATCAAGGAGCACCGGCCCGAGGTGTACGCGCGGGTCAAGCAGGCGGTGGCGGACGGACGGTTCGTCCCTGCCGGCGGGATGTGGGTGGAGTCCGACACCAACATGCCCGGGTCCGAGGCGATGGCCCGCCAGTTCGTGCACGGCAAGCGCTTCTTCATCGACGAGTTCGGTGTGGAGAACGAGGAGGTCTGGCTCCCCGACACCTTCGGCTTCGCCGCCGGCCTCCCGCAGATCATCAAGGCCGCGGGCTCCAAGTGGCTGCTCACCCAGAAGATCTCCTGGAGCCGGACCAACACCTTCCCGCACCACACCTTCACCTGGGAGGGGATCGACGGCTCGCGGGTCTTCACCCACTTCCCGCCCGTCGACAGCTACAACTGCGAGATGTCGGGCGGCCAGATCGCACACGCGGCCCGCAACTTCAAGGAGAAGGGCGTCGCCAGCCGCTCCCTCGCGCCGACCGGCTACGGTGACGGAGGCGGCGGCACCACCCGCGAGATGGTCGCCAAGGCCGCACGGATGCGCAGCCTCGAAGGCTCGGCGACCGTGGAGTGGGAGGCACCCGCGGCCTTCTTCGCGAAGGCGGAGGCCGAGTACCCGGACCCGCCCGTGTGGGTCGGTGAGTTGTACCTGGAGCTGCACCGCGCCACGCTGACCAGCCAGGCGCAGACCAAACGCGGCAACCGGCGCAGCGAGCACCTGCTCTACGAGGCCGAACTGTGGGCCACGACCGCTGCTGTGCGCACCGGCGCGCCGTACCCCCACGAGGAACTGGACCGGCTCTGGAAGACGGTGCTGCTCCACCAGTTCCACGACATCCTTCCCGGCTCCTCGATCGCGTGGGTGCACAGCGAGGCACGCCGGACCTACGCGCGGGTCACGGGGGAACTCGAGGCGATCATCGCGCAGGCGCAGCAGGCTCTCGCCGGGGCGCGGAGCGCCGACGGCGGCGACTCGGTGGCAGGCAGCGGCGAGGTGGTGTTCAACTCCGCCCCGCACGGACGCGGGGGCGTACCGTCCGGCGGTGCGGCGCTCAGCACCTCCGCAGCGGCGCAGGCGTCCCCCGTGTCCCGTGCGGGCGGCGGCTACGTCCTGGACAACGGCCTGCTGCGGGTCGAGATCGACGGGCGCGGCCTCATGGTGTCGGCGTACGACATCGCCGCCGCCCGGGAGGCCATCGCCCCGGGGCAGGCGGGCAACCTGCTCCAGCTGCACCCCGACCTGCCCAACCAGTGGGACGCGTGGGACGTCGACGCCTTCTACCGCAACGTCGGCACCGACCTCACCGACATCACGGACCTCCGCGTTGACGGCTCCGCGGTACGCATCGAACGGGCCTTCGGTGCCTCCCGTGTCGTCCAACTGCTGTCGCTGCCGGCCGACGCCAAGCGGATCGACATCGACACCGAGGTCGACTGGCACGAGACGGAACGCTTCCTGAAACTCGCCTTCCCGTTGGACGTCCGCGCCGACCGGTACGCCTCCGAGACCCAGTTCGGCCACGTCTACCGCCCCACCCACCAGAACACCAGCTGGGAGTGGGCCAAGTTCGAGGCGTGCAACCACCGCTTCGTCCACCTCGACGAGCCCGGCTGGGGCATCGCCCTCGTCAACGACTCCACCTACGGCCACGACGTCACCCGTTCGGTGCGCGCCGGAGCCGACACGGGGACGACGACCACCGTGCGCGCGTCGCTGCTGCGGGCTCCGCGCTTCCCCGATCCCGAGACCGACCAGGGGGTCCACCGCTTCCGGCACGCGCTGGTGCCGGGTGCCGTGATCGGCGACGCCGTCCGTGAGGGCTTCCGGGCGAACCTCCCCGAGCGCCGGGTGCCCGGCACGAACGCCGTGGCCACCTTGGTGACCGTGGACGATGACGCCGTCGTGGTGAGCGCGGTGAAACTCGCCGACGACCGCAGCGGCGACCTCGTCGTCCGTCTCTACGAGAGCAGCGGCGGCCGCACCCGTGCCACGCTCAGGATCGACGGCTTCCTCGCCGACCGCGCTGTCCTCACCGACCTGCTGGAGCGTCCGCTCGCGGACACCGACCTCCCCGACCGCTCGCACGACGGAGTGGCCCTCACTCTGCGGCCCTTCCAGATGGTGACACTGCGCGTCCCGCGCGCCTGA
- a CDS encoding ROK family transcriptional regulator, protein MGDYNESVVLDAIRRHPSGLSRVELAQATGLSAQTVSNITRRLLDQGVARESGKQSSGPGKPRTLLEVVPTARYAVGVHLDPAIITYVLVDLLGTVVAHYSERTPRGGGSDQIVADMAESVATLIDSAGIDAERLLGLGIAAPGPLDNAAGQVLDPPELQGWGSYPLRDRLSEATGHPVLLDKDVTAAVVAERWAGAATASHNLLFFYFGTGSGMGLVVQDTVLRGVSGNAGEVGGLGAGCSIRTLVDEAIALGVLGAEFTVLDPADAPRGVERLATLVTEGDAAAKDLIDRLAVRIGRGVCAAATLLDVDTIVFGGTTWQVLAHHLLPVIEPMVARSPFVKATHPTAVITTTLGENVAAVGAASLVLDQALSAQPTSLLLG, encoded by the coding sequence ATGGGCGACTACAACGAGTCCGTCGTCCTCGACGCCATCCGCCGCCACCCTTCCGGTCTGAGCCGGGTCGAACTCGCCCAGGCCACCGGGCTGTCCGCCCAGACCGTCTCGAACATCACCCGCCGCCTGCTCGACCAGGGCGTGGCCCGCGAATCCGGCAAGCAGAGCTCCGGCCCGGGCAAGCCGCGCACCCTCCTCGAAGTCGTCCCCACCGCCCGCTACGCGGTGGGGGTACACCTCGACCCGGCGATCATCACCTACGTTCTGGTGGACCTGCTCGGCACGGTGGTGGCGCACTACAGCGAGCGCACACCGCGAGGTGGAGGCTCTGACCAGATCGTGGCGGACATGGCCGAGTCCGTGGCCACCCTGATCGACAGCGCCGGTATCGACGCCGAACGCCTGCTGGGACTCGGCATCGCTGCGCCCGGCCCCCTCGACAATGCGGCAGGCCAGGTCCTCGACCCTCCCGAACTCCAGGGGTGGGGCAGCTACCCCCTGCGTGACCGGCTCAGCGAGGCCACCGGTCACCCGGTCCTCCTCGACAAGGACGTCACCGCCGCTGTCGTCGCCGAGCGCTGGGCCGGCGCCGCCACCGCGAGTCACAACCTCCTGTTCTTCTACTTCGGTACCGGCTCGGGCATGGGACTGGTGGTGCAGGACACGGTGCTCCGCGGCGTCTCCGGCAACGCGGGCGAGGTCGGCGGCCTCGGTGCGGGCTGCTCGATCCGGACCCTCGTCGACGAGGCGATCGCGCTCGGCGTACTCGGTGCCGAGTTCACCGTGCTGGATCCAGCCGACGCCCCGCGCGGGGTGGAGCGGTTGGCCACTCTGGTCACCGAGGGGGATGCCGCTGCCAAGGACCTGATCGACCGCTTGGCGGTGCGCATCGGCCGCGGTGTGTGTGCCGCCGCCACGCTCCTCGACGTCGACACCATCGTCTTCGGTGGCACGACCTGGCAGGTGCTGGCCCATCATCTTCTTCCCGTCATCGAGCCGATGGTCGCGCGGTCCCCGTTCGTGAAGGCCACGCACCCGACGGCGGTCATCACCACCACCCTCGGTGAGAACGTCGCGGCTGTGGGAGCCGCGTCCCTCGTGCTGGATCAGGCGCTCTCGGCGCAGCCCACTTCGCTCCTGTTGGGCTGA
- a CDS encoding Asp23/Gls24 family envelope stress response protein, which yields MAMTNNPGTGSSRPGQAPEPLPEDEQLLCGRMLSEVWESQDNGESDAHTALCPHCSAALSDLDLLGDAIQQLRSDTPPPLDTTSLAERVMDVVRLELRPGRTLPLGEPEEDAWITEATAARVLRAAAESLPGVQAGSCRIAPSLDAFTGPAARTRTGPQTGREPVRVHLEVTFPFAPDLDELADQVRREVFEAADQQLGMPVATVDVRLTDLLGEVPSEGRTR from the coding sequence ATGGCGATGACCAACAACCCGGGAACCGGCAGCAGCCGGCCAGGCCAGGCACCGGAGCCGCTTCCCGAGGACGAGCAACTGCTCTGTGGCCGGATGCTCTCCGAGGTGTGGGAGTCTCAGGACAACGGGGAGAGCGACGCACACACGGCGCTGTGCCCCCACTGCTCAGCGGCACTGTCGGATCTTGATCTGCTCGGAGACGCGATCCAGCAGCTGCGCTCCGACACCCCTCCGCCGCTGGACACCACCTCCCTCGCCGAGCGTGTCATGGACGTGGTCCGACTGGAGCTGCGGCCCGGCCGTACTCTCCCTCTCGGCGAGCCCGAGGAGGACGCGTGGATCACCGAGGCAACCGCCGCCCGGGTGCTCCGCGCCGCAGCGGAATCACTGCCCGGCGTGCAGGCCGGTTCGTGCCGTATTGCGCCCTCGCTGGACGCGTTCACCGGTCCGGCCGCACGCACCCGCACCGGACCGCAGACCGGCCGGGAGCCGGTTCGGGTGCATCTGGAGGTGACCTTCCCGTTCGCTCCCGACCTCGACGAACTCGCGGATCAGGTGCGTCGGGAGGTGTTCGAGGCCGCTGATCAGCAATTGGGCATGCCCGTGGCGACGGTCGACGTGCGCCTCACCGATCTCCTCGGCGAGGTACCCAGCGAAGGACGGACCCGATGA
- a CDS encoding RNA polymerase sigma factor, which translates to MPADELLAVRAGEGDEDAFSALVQRHAAPLLQLAERLLGNRAEAEDAVQDGFVSAWRRLPEFRGEARFNTWMYRIVTNRCLNVLRARRPVVPLDGAPELPAPDHQTSPERVTESRAATQALAQAMTLLSPEQRACWVLRELNGQTYEEIAELVGISPQAVRGRIFRARRGLTEAMGAWR; encoded by the coding sequence TTGCCGGCCGACGAATTGCTGGCCGTCCGCGCCGGAGAAGGCGACGAAGACGCCTTCTCCGCACTGGTACAGCGGCACGCCGCACCGCTGCTGCAACTCGCAGAACGACTGCTCGGAAACCGCGCGGAGGCCGAGGACGCCGTTCAGGACGGCTTTGTCAGCGCATGGCGCCGACTGCCGGAGTTCCGAGGCGAAGCCCGGTTCAACACGTGGATGTACCGCATCGTCACCAACCGCTGTCTGAATGTCCTCCGGGCGCGCCGCCCCGTCGTTCCGCTGGACGGCGCCCCTGAACTGCCGGCGCCCGACCATCAGACCTCACCCGAGCGCGTGACCGAGTCGAGGGCCGCGACGCAGGCCCTCGCCCAGGCGATGACCCTGCTCTCACCCGAGCAGCGGGCCTGCTGGGTGCTCAGAGAGTTGAACGGACAGACGTACGAGGAGATCGCCGAACTGGTCGGGATCAGCCCGCAAGCGGTTCGCGGCCGCATCTTCCGTGCACGACGCGGCCTGACGGAGGCGATGGGCGCATGGCGATGA
- a CDS encoding Asp23/Gls24 family envelope stress response protein yields MTAQQVEAPARKAVEGSARSGEGATTVSGGRVGVSEPAANRGKTSIADVVVVKIAGMAAREIPGVYDMGGGLSRTIGAVRDRVPGSRPNVGRGVKVEVGERQAAVDLDLIVEYGVPIADVARDVRENVIVAVERVTGLEVVEVNVAVNDVHLLDGEEPTSDARVE; encoded by the coding sequence ATGACGGCACAGCAGGTCGAGGCGCCCGCACGCAAGGCAGTTGAGGGCTCCGCGAGGTCCGGTGAGGGTGCCACGACGGTCAGCGGCGGCAGGGTCGGCGTGAGCGAGCCGGCCGCCAACAGGGGAAAGACGTCCATCGCCGACGTGGTCGTCGTCAAGATCGCGGGCATGGCCGCGCGCGAGATTCCGGGTGTCTATGACATGGGCGGTGGCCTGTCCCGCACGATCGGGGCTGTTCGTGATCGCGTGCCCGGGTCCCGGCCGAACGTCGGGCGTGGCGTGAAGGTCGAGGTCGGTGAGCGCCAGGCGGCGGTGGATCTGGACCTCATCGTCGAGTACGGCGTTCCCATCGCCGACGTCGCCCGTGACGTCCGCGAGAACGTCATCGTGGCCGTGGAGCGCGTCACCGGCCTGGAGGTCGTCGAGGTCAACGTCGCAGTCAACGACGTGCATCTGCTGGATGGCGAAGAGCCGACATCGGATGCGCGTGTGGAGTGA
- a CDS encoding DUF6286 domain-containing protein: protein MDLGPFGRVAPGSGEGALGASSWSDPGSNVGIASQTPLSLRATVERRTVAYVVCDAVADVPGIAGPRATVGRRRVRVHAQVAFGDREEGRASVSAAAERALRGMKLVHSPRLRCAVRAAPHWRPVQSAVDPGEEGKGDGSDA from the coding sequence ATGGACCTGGGACCGTTCGGACGCGTGGCGCCGGGTAGCGGTGAAGGTGCCCTTGGTGCCAGCTCTTGGTCCGACCCTGGCTCAAATGTCGGAATAGCCTCGCAGACACCGCTGTCTCTGCGCGCCACCGTGGAACGCCGCACCGTCGCGTACGTGGTGTGTGATGCCGTCGCGGACGTCCCGGGGATAGCCGGCCCGCGCGCGACGGTGGGCCGCCGTCGTGTACGGGTCCACGCGCAGGTAGCGTTCGGCGACCGGGAGGAGGGCCGGGCGTCAGTCAGCGCGGCAGCCGAGCGGGCACTCCGAGGCATGAAGTTGGTTCACTCACCTCGGTTGCGCTGTGCGGTCCGTGCCGCACCGCATTGGCGACCTGTTCAGTCGGCGGTCGACCCAGGTGAGGAGGGGAAGGGAGATGGATCGGACGCGTAG